A single region of the Acidimicrobiales bacterium genome encodes:
- a CDS encoding DMT family transporter, whose amino-acid sequence MTRSPTVRSLRDRIPRSGRPLGLLLAFTGMFLVSTDALLVRVAERDSAVDGWTIACMVGLFSSPVAWSLAVRNIGRDFGHELVRWRRPLLATGLLGAVGTTSFLTAVTLTATSNVVAIIASGPIFAAVLARIALHERTSMRTWRAIGLTLIGIVVIVGGSMASGGIAGDLIALLAIMVFAVNLVLWRKYPNLPRTLVVAVTATCTFLLTAVPADTNLLDRRALLATLAMGGLFGPIARLCMSTATRHAPPAEVSLFTPVETVAASLWVWLWFDEVPATPTFIGGVIVVASVFYGLTGPAREVDPEPPRQA is encoded by the coding sequence ATGACTAGGTCACCAACCGTGCGGTCCCTCAGGGACCGGATCCCCCGATCCGGACGACCCCTCGGCCTGCTGCTGGCCTTCACCGGGATGTTCCTGGTCTCCACCGACGCCCTATTGGTTCGGGTGGCAGAACGCGACTCTGCGGTCGACGGCTGGACTATCGCCTGCATGGTCGGCCTCTTCTCCTCGCCGGTGGCCTGGAGTCTGGCCGTCCGGAACATCGGTCGCGATTTTGGACATGAGCTGGTCCGGTGGCGACGCCCACTCCTGGCGACCGGGCTGCTGGGCGCGGTCGGCACCACGTCATTCCTGACCGCGGTGACCCTGACTGCCACATCCAACGTGGTGGCCATTATCGCCTCGGGGCCCATTTTCGCTGCCGTCCTGGCCCGGATAGCCCTCCATGAGCGCACCTCGATGCGAACCTGGCGGGCAATTGGCCTGACCCTGATCGGCATCGTGGTGATCGTCGGAGGGTCGATGGCAAGCGGGGGCATCGCCGGCGACCTGATAGCCCTGCTAGCCATCATGGTCTTCGCCGTCAACCTCGTGCTCTGGCGTAAGTATCCCAACCTGCCCCGTACCCTGGTGGTCGCCGTCACCGCCACCTGTACCTTCCTGCTCACCGCCGTCCCGGCTGATACGAACCTTCTGGACCGTCGGGCTCTGCTAGCCACGCTGGCCATGGGCGGGCTCTTCGGACCGATCGCCCGGCTGTGCATGTCGACGGCCACCCGCCACGCCCCACCTGCCGAGGTCAGCCTCTTCACACCCGTGGAGACGGTCGCCGCTTCGCTGTGGGTTTGGCTGTGGTTCGACGAAGTACCGGCTACCCCGACGTTCATCGGCGGCGTCAT